Proteins encoded in a region of the Flammeovirga yaeyamensis genome:
- a CDS encoding molybdopterin-dependent oxidoreductase, whose protein sequence is MSNKKDDLSLSRRDFLKLTGGTVAVGGAALSGWGLTELIVDEGPVKSWHKSVCRYCGTGCGVMLGMNKDKLVRVRGDQEAHNKGVICIKGSMLDKVMKSPERLKVPKIKKNGKLVESTWEEAMELMTKKFKENLDQNGPTSIGFYGSGQLLIEESYTANKLFKAGFKSNNVDGNPRLCMASAAVGYTQTFGKDEPPGAYEDIDHAETFFLIGSNAYECHPPLWERIMLRKKADPNVKIIVVDPRKTKTAVHADVYVPVLPGKDMLLLNSMCCVIAELGLIDEDFVGKYVNFSDGKNKITLDEYKKFLKDYRPEKVADELGITPRQIREIAYQFASSKATMSLWTMGINQRVQGVFLNNTLNSLHLITGQICKPGATPLSLTGQSNACGGVRDTGSLAHLLPNGRLIAKEQHRNEMEELWKVPKGTIAPKPGRHALAMFDGMVTGDVKAALIMCSNPAQSLPNNRYYREGMEKAFLVVSEIFEDTETAKFADILLPAALYIEKEGVYGQTERRYQIIEKLREPVGQARSDFDILVDFANRMGQGKLITYKTPTECWDEYRIISKSSKYDFSGITRERLRTERGIQWPCPSEDHPGTVRRYIKGDPFADKHVDANHKVHFYGKPDGKAVVFARPYIAGKEDVSEERPLFLTTGRVISQWHTGTMTFRVPELNHSAGPGRFVFHPSDAGAQGVKKGDKIEVESSRGKMEGIVDISRDHETPGVVFAAFYDQKFLVNNVVSDDHDPVSKEPDYKVTAISVKKLS, encoded by the coding sequence ATGAGTAATAAAAAAGACGACTTGAGTTTATCAAGACGTGATTTCCTAAAACTAACTGGCGGTACCGTTGCCGTAGGCGGTGCAGCACTTAGTGGTTGGGGACTAACTGAACTTATTGTTGATGAAGGGCCAGTGAAATCATGGCACAAATCTGTATGCCGTTATTGTGGTACAGGTTGTGGAGTGATGTTGGGTATGAATAAGGACAAATTAGTTAGAGTCCGTGGAGACCAAGAAGCCCACAACAAAGGTGTCATATGTATTAAAGGGTCAATGCTTGATAAAGTAATGAAAAGCCCTGAAAGATTAAAGGTCCCGAAAATTAAAAAGAATGGTAAGTTAGTAGAATCGACTTGGGAAGAGGCGATGGAACTAATGACCAAAAAATTCAAAGAAAATTTAGATCAGAATGGTCCGACAAGTATCGGGTTCTATGGTTCGGGTCAATTACTAATTGAAGAATCATATACTGCAAATAAATTATTTAAGGCTGGGTTTAAATCAAATAACGTTGATGGTAACCCTCGTTTATGTATGGCATCAGCTGCAGTTGGTTATACACAAACTTTTGGTAAAGACGAACCTCCAGGGGCGTACGAAGATATCGACCATGCAGAAACATTTTTCTTAATCGGTTCTAACGCTTATGAATGCCACCCTCCATTATGGGAACGAATCATGTTGCGTAAAAAAGCTGATCCAAATGTAAAAATCATCGTTGTCGATCCTCGTAAAACAAAAACAGCTGTACATGCAGATGTCTATGTTCCTGTTTTACCAGGTAAAGATATGTTGTTGTTAAACTCTATGTGTTGCGTAATTGCAGAATTGGGGTTAATCGATGAGGATTTTGTAGGCAAATATGTCAATTTCAGTGATGGTAAAAACAAAATCACTTTAGATGAATATAAAAAGTTCCTAAAAGATTACAGACCGGAGAAAGTAGCAGATGAATTAGGTATCACTCCAAGACAAATTAGAGAGATTGCTTATCAGTTTGCTTCATCGAAAGCAACGATGTCTTTGTGGACAATGGGTATTAACCAAAGAGTACAAGGGGTATTCTTAAATAATACACTTAACTCTTTACACTTAATCACTGGCCAGATTTGTAAGCCTGGTGCAACACCACTTTCATTAACAGGACAGAGTAATGCATGTGGTGGTGTTCGTGATACAGGTTCACTAGCTCACTTATTACCAAACGGTCGTTTAATTGCTAAAGAGCAACATAGAAACGAAATGGAGGAGCTTTGGAAAGTGCCTAAAGGTACAATTGCTCCAAAACCAGGTAGACATGCATTAGCTATGTTTGATGGTATGGTGACAGGTGATGTGAAAGCAGCATTGATTATGTGTTCTAACCCTGCACAATCTTTACCAAACAACAGATACTACAGAGAAGGAATGGAAAAAGCTTTCCTAGTAGTTTCTGAAATTTTTGAAGATACAGAAACAGCTAAGTTTGCAGATATTCTTCTTCCAGCAGCTCTTTATATTGAAAAAGAAGGGGTGTATGGACAAACAGAAAGAAGATATCAAATTATTGAAAAGCTAAGAGAACCTGTAGGTCAAGCGCGTTCAGACTTTGATATTTTAGTTGACTTTGCCAACAGAATGGGTCAAGGAAAACTAATTACATACAAAACACCAACTGAATGTTGGGATGAATACAGAATAATTTCGAAATCATCAAAATATGATTTCTCTGGAATTACTAGAGAACGATTGAGAACGGAAAGGGGTATTCAATGGCCTTGTCCTTCAGAAGATCATCCTGGAACTGTAAGAAGATACATCAAAGGTGATCCATTTGCTGATAAACATGTGGATGCGAACCATAAAGTTCACTTCTATGGAAAACCAGATGGTAAAGCAGTTGTTTTTGCTAGACCTTATATTGCTGGTAAAGAAGATGTATCTGAAGAAAGACCATTATTCTTAACAACAGGACGTGTGATTTCACAATGGCATACAGGAACAATGACTTTCCGTGTACCAGAATTAAATCATTCTGCTGGTCCAGGTCGTTTTGTTTTCCATCCAAGTGATGCTGGTGCACAAGGTGTTAAAAAGGGAGATAAAATTGAAGTTGAAAGTTCAAGAGGAAAAATGGAAGGCATCGTAGATATCTCAAGAGATCACGAAACTCCAGGAGTAGTCTTCGCCGCTTTCTATGATCAAAAGTTTTTAGTAAATAATGTTGTATCTGATGATCATGACCCTGTTTCTAAGGAGCCTGATTATAAAGTAACAGCAATTAGTGTTAAAAAATTAAGTTAA